The following proteins come from a genomic window of Gimesia chilikensis:
- a CDS encoding DUF1501 domain-containing protein, with the protein MIPSDNLNHMSRRDILQKVGGGFGMLSLAGMLSAADAAPSSVLAQTPHFKPKAKRVIFLFMSGGPSQVDTFDPKPMLQKFAGQRPKEADIRTASKTMGLLPSPVKFFKAGKSGIPVAEHLSKTAEHIDDMAIIRSMHTDFPNHAPALCMMNLGTLTPTRPSLGSWLTYGLGSENQNLPGFIALCPGKPVVGPKLWGSAFLPGKHQATHINNKDLTPEKMIPFLKNDVLSSNEQKRQLDLVQAINKQHLQPRAGDNELETRIKSMEMAYRMQFAATDAFDISREPEKLQEAYGKSEFSKACLLARRLSERGVRFVQVYYGNRQPWDTHSNHDKSNERLCKDIDQPVAQLMTDLKQRGLLDETLIVWGGEFGRTPTAQGGINGRDHNPYGFCMWLAGGGIKGGTIHGESDDFGFRAMQDKVHVHDLHATILHLMGIDHERLTYHYSGRNFRLTDVAGEVVQNIIA; encoded by the coding sequence ATGATTCCTTCCGATAATCTGAACCATATGTCCCGCCGCGATATCCTCCAGAAAGTGGGAGGCGGGTTCGGGATGCTGAGTCTGGCTGGAATGCTCTCTGCTGCCGATGCGGCTCCTTCCAGCGTGCTGGCACAGACGCCCCACTTCAAGCCAAAGGCCAAACGGGTTATCTTTCTGTTTATGAGCGGCGGTCCTTCGCAGGTCGATACCTTTGACCCCAAGCCAATGCTGCAGAAGTTTGCGGGGCAGCGACCTAAAGAGGCCGACATCAGAACGGCTTCGAAAACCATGGGACTATTGCCCTCTCCCGTGAAATTCTTCAAGGCCGGTAAGTCGGGTATTCCGGTTGCCGAACATCTTTCCAAGACGGCGGAACACATCGACGATATGGCGATTATCCGTTCGATGCATACAGACTTCCCCAACCATGCGCCAGCCCTCTGTATGATGAACTTGGGAACATTGACCCCGACGCGTCCCAGTCTTGGATCCTGGCTGACTTATGGACTCGGATCTGAAAATCAAAATCTGCCGGGATTCATCGCTCTCTGCCCGGGTAAACCGGTGGTCGGCCCCAAACTGTGGGGAAGCGCGTTTCTGCCGGGTAAGCACCAGGCGACACACATCAACAATAAAGATCTGACTCCGGAGAAAATGATTCCGTTTCTGAAGAACGATGTCCTTTCATCCAATGAGCAGAAGCGTCAGCTTGATCTGGTCCAGGCAATCAACAAACAGCATCTGCAGCCACGGGCCGGCGATAACGAACTGGAGACACGCATCAAATCAATGGAGATGGCGTACCGGATGCAGTTCGCAGCCACCGATGCTTTCGATATTTCCCGGGAACCGGAAAAACTGCAGGAAGCTTACGGGAAGAGTGAATTCTCCAAAGCCTGTCTGCTGGCGCGGCGTTTGAGTGAACGAGGCGTTCGATTCGTGCAGGTTTATTATGGAAACCGGCAGCCCTGGGATACGCACAGCAATCACGATAAGAGCAATGAGCGACTCTGTAAGGACATTGATCAGCCGGTCGCTCAGCTCATGACCGATTTGAAACAGCGTGGTCTGCTCGATGAAACCCTAATCGTCTGGGGCGGTGAATTCGGTCGAACCCCAACCGCCCAGGGTGGCATCAACGGTCGCGATCATAATCCGTACGGCTTCTGCATGTGGCTGGCGGGAGGCGGGATCAAAGGAGGCACCATTCATGGTGAATCCGATGATTTCGGATTCCGCGCGATGCAGGATAAAGTCCACGTTCATGACCTCCATGCCACGATTCTGCACCTGATGGGCATCGACCATGAGCGACTGACCTATCACTATTCCGGTCGCAACTTCCGCCTGACCGATGTTGCCGGCGAAGTGGTACAGAATATCATCGCCTGA
- a CDS encoding sialidase family protein: MLLKSRDVLKWILSSVLLLNYVSGFSQAQEPEPTKQQPGFTIPYLDLTADSDRQIVVDREEGQYLGHPTTVLLEDNQTMLCVYPKGHGKGGIVYKRSLDGGITWSERLPTPASWVTSREVPTLHRVIDAAGKKRIIMFSGLYPTRMAITKDDGQTWSELRQVGDWGGIVVMGCVEPLKTGKGHYMALFHDDGRFIARDSKQESPIAFTLFKSLSTDGGQTWSAPMAIHKSSDYHICEPGIIRSPDGKQLAVLLRENSRRHNSQIIFSNDEGQNWTEPRDLPGALNGDRHTGKYDPISGRLLISFRSNTPRGHKAPTEGDWVAWVGTYEDLVKGSEGQYHVRLKDNTRGADCAYPGVEVLPDGTYVLTTYGHWEKGKAPYILSVRLKLAELDALADSNSQSR, translated from the coding sequence ATGTTACTGAAGTCTCGCGACGTCCTGAAATGGATTCTCTCCTCCGTGCTGCTACTCAACTACGTCAGCGGTTTCAGTCAGGCGCAGGAACCAGAGCCAACTAAACAGCAGCCGGGCTTCACGATTCCCTATCTGGATCTCACCGCGGACAGCGATCGCCAGATTGTCGTCGATCGCGAAGAAGGACAATACCTGGGACACCCCACCACAGTTCTGCTGGAAGACAATCAAACCATGCTCTGTGTCTATCCCAAGGGGCACGGCAAGGGAGGCATTGTTTACAAACGCTCGCTCGATGGAGGGATAACCTGGAGCGAGCGACTGCCCACTCCCGCTTCCTGGGTCACTTCACGCGAAGTTCCGACGCTGCACCGCGTGATCGATGCAGCGGGCAAAAAACGTATCATCATGTTCTCCGGTCTCTATCCCACCCGCATGGCGATTACCAAAGATGATGGCCAGACCTGGAGTGAGCTGCGGCAGGTAGGTGACTGGGGTGGCATCGTCGTCATGGGGTGTGTCGAACCACTTAAGACCGGTAAAGGTCATTACATGGCGCTGTTCCACGATGACGGCCGCTTCATTGCCCGGGATTCAAAGCAGGAATCGCCCATCGCGTTCACGCTGTTTAAAAGTCTCTCTACCGATGGCGGTCAGACCTGGTCAGCCCCGATGGCCATTCACAAGTCTTCCGATTACCACATCTGCGAACCCGGCATCATTCGCTCTCCCGATGGAAAACAACTGGCGGTCTTACTGCGGGAAAACAGTCGCCGTCATAATTCTCAGATCATCTTTTCCAACGACGAAGGCCAAAACTGGACTGAACCCCGGGACCTCCCCGGCGCACTGAATGGTGATCGTCACACCGGTAAATATGATCCCATCAGCGGACGCCTGCTGATCTCCTTCCGCAGCAACACACCCCGCGGACACAAGGCGCCCACCGAAGGTGACTGGGTGGCCTGGGTCGGCACGTACGAAGATCTGGTTAAAGGGAGTGAGGGACAGTATCACGTGCGTCTCAAAGACAATACCCGCGGCGCAGATTGTGCCTATCCAGGAGTGGAAGTGCTCCCCGACGGGACCTATGTGCTGACGACCTACGGCCATTGGGAGAAAGGGAAAGCCCCCTACATCCTCAGCGTACGACTCAAACTGGCTGAGCTGGATGCGCTCGCCGACAGCAATTCCCAAAGCAGGTAA
- a CDS encoding SGNH/GDSL hydrolase family protein, whose amino-acid sequence MNPIVFHIASGQAFFTGCTLIILAALLSLSQSKLARRGMGLAFLLGVIAVVVSSTPLPWWLYGVLGIVTLIWLLVQFRKPKQRRLSYVVIVVWLAAVGWELPFHLLPRVDPVEDRSLTVIGDSVTAGLGDEQTRTWPVLLNHEHGVTVQDLSRVGATVSSARKQVAETRIKSPLVLLEIGGNDILGSATTAEFETGLEQLLAELAAPGRQLVMLELPLPPFYNRFGLIQRKLASRYEVKLVPKRVFLSVLAGGGATLDSIHLSQAGHQQMADEVWEIVGPAYQTE is encoded by the coding sequence GTGAATCCGATTGTCTTTCACATTGCCTCGGGCCAGGCATTCTTCACTGGCTGCACACTGATTATACTGGCAGCTCTCCTGTCACTGAGTCAATCAAAGCTGGCCCGACGCGGGATGGGCCTTGCATTCCTGTTGGGAGTGATCGCGGTGGTTGTCTCGTCAACTCCCCTGCCCTGGTGGTTGTATGGCGTATTGGGTATTGTGACCCTGATCTGGCTGCTGGTACAGTTTCGGAAGCCGAAGCAGCGGAGACTATCGTATGTGGTGATCGTTGTCTGGCTGGCTGCAGTGGGGTGGGAACTTCCGTTTCACCTGCTGCCGCGTGTCGATCCGGTGGAAGACCGGAGTTTGACAGTGATTGGTGATTCGGTGACTGCTGGCCTGGGGGATGAGCAGACGAGAACCTGGCCGGTACTTCTGAACCACGAACACGGGGTGACTGTGCAGGATTTGTCACGAGTGGGGGCGACTGTCTCCTCGGCGCGAAAGCAAGTCGCGGAGACCCGGATTAAATCACCTCTAGTCCTGCTGGAGATCGGTGGAAACGATATTCTGGGATCGGCCACGACAGCGGAATTCGAAACCGGTCTGGAACAACTATTAGCGGAACTGGCTGCCCCGGGGCGCCAACTGGTGATGCTGGAACTACCGCTGCCTCCCTTTTATAACAGATTTGGCCTGATTCAGCGAAAACTCGCTTCAAGATATGAAGTCAAACTGGTGCCGAAACGGGTCTTCTTATCTGTCCTGGCAGGCGGAGGGGCGACTCTGGACAGTATCCACCTTTCCCAGGCGGGGCACCAACAGATGGCGGATGAGGTTTGGGAGATCGTGGGGCCAGCTTATCAGACTGAGTGA
- a CDS encoding HNH endonuclease, with amino-acid sequence MVSSTLQRPTLILNRNWQPVGITTVARAVVKIWNETARVVDPADYQTYSWADWAALRPAEDELVIHSSHDRFRVPEVITLLKYDRVPRNVVTFSRRNVFKRDRFTCQYCGCQPGSEELTIDHVLPRSQGGETSWENCVLACVECNSHKAARTPGQANMQLLKEPVRPKWKPFYALQNIQVDSWSRFISENYWNVELER; translated from the coding sequence ATGGTGTCCTCAACGCTGCAGCGGCCTACGCTGATCCTGAACCGAAACTGGCAGCCTGTCGGCATTACGACGGTAGCCCGGGCTGTGGTCAAAATCTGGAATGAGACAGCCCGCGTGGTTGACCCTGCAGATTACCAGACTTATTCCTGGGCTGATTGGGCAGCGCTCCGACCAGCTGAGGATGAACTGGTAATTCACAGCAGTCATGATCGATTCCGCGTTCCTGAAGTGATTACGCTGCTGAAGTATGACCGTGTTCCCCGGAACGTGGTGACCTTCAGTCGGCGGAACGTCTTCAAGCGTGACCGGTTTACCTGTCAGTATTGCGGTTGTCAGCCCGGTAGCGAAGAGCTGACGATCGACCACGTTCTCCCACGCTCTCAGGGGGGCGAAACGTCTTGGGAGAACTGCGTGCTGGCCTGTGTTGAGTGCAACTCACACAAAGCGGCTCGTACTCCAGGGCAGGCGAACATGCAGCTGCTGAAAGAACCGGTTCGTCCCAAGTGGAAACCGTTCTATGCACTGCAGAATATTCAGGTCGACAGCTGGTCTCGCTTTATCAGCGAGAACTACTGGAATGTCGAGCTGGAACGATAG
- a CDS encoding MFS transporter, which translates to MSSVESSRSYVRYRVIFACMLMAVLLYLDRFCISFAEVFIKDELGLTDHQIGILLGSFFVSYALCQVPSGWFSDRFGARKMLTLYILMWSLFTALTGFATGFIMLLIFRLGFGLSQAGAYPTSANIVSKWMPLTERGFASSMVTVGGRIGGALAPVLTAFLIILFVPISESSDLKPGALLQPHQLASTFLKRVDEKQTFESEVYAQLPPADQEFLKSAAADPEILPGSAEEDKFINDLNQILQNASLYNPQEYEGMKLNQQAEQLLTINSADMTPEEKSRLNRLLFEARYYNDVRKVQGQGWRKMMMTYGVIGIFIAAIFWWIIRDYPRAHPSCSEQELELIEHGRLEEDKDHSKQIGGIPFKAIAMNKSLWLLSLSQFCTNVGWLFLVTWLPRYLDETYRVPLETRGKMVTFALAVGWFGTLSGGKVTDWLMRRISLRWSRVLPIALSRFTAMAAYLVCMLDISPWTAVAMFSIVAFSTDFGSPAMWAFNQDIAGKHVGSVLGWGNMWGNLGAAVAPVLMIAVIGLDHHWNNAFITCAFAFLIAGVASLWVDPAQTLVVETSEEETETETPES; encoded by the coding sequence ATGTCCAGTGTGGAATCGTCCCGATCGTATGTCCGTTATCGTGTGATCTTTGCCTGCATGCTTATGGCGGTGTTGTTGTACCTGGACCGGTTCTGTATTTCCTTTGCAGAGGTGTTCATCAAGGACGAACTGGGTCTGACCGATCATCAGATCGGGATTCTGCTGGGCTCGTTTTTCGTTTCCTATGCGTTATGCCAGGTTCCTTCCGGATGGTTCAGTGACCGGTTTGGCGCCAGGAAGATGCTGACGCTTTATATCCTCATGTGGTCTCTGTTTACAGCACTGACAGGCTTTGCGACCGGTTTCATCATGTTGTTGATTTTCCGGTTGGGATTCGGCCTGAGTCAGGCGGGCGCTTATCCCACAAGCGCGAATATCGTCAGCAAATGGATGCCTTTAACAGAACGGGGTTTTGCCAGCAGTATGGTGACCGTGGGGGGACGGATCGGAGGCGCTCTGGCACCCGTGTTGACCGCCTTTCTGATTATCCTGTTCGTGCCTATCTCGGAATCGTCTGATTTGAAACCGGGGGCCCTCCTGCAACCGCATCAGTTGGCCAGTACGTTTCTGAAGCGAGTTGATGAGAAACAGACTTTTGAATCCGAAGTCTATGCCCAGCTTCCCCCCGCCGATCAGGAGTTTCTGAAATCGGCGGCCGCTGATCCTGAGATACTGCCGGGATCGGCAGAGGAAGATAAATTCATTAACGATCTGAATCAGATTCTGCAGAACGCGTCCCTGTATAATCCGCAGGAGTACGAAGGGATGAAACTGAATCAGCAGGCCGAACAACTGCTGACGATCAACTCCGCCGACATGACTCCGGAAGAGAAATCGCGTTTAAATCGACTGCTGTTTGAAGCCCGCTATTATAATGACGTTCGCAAGGTGCAGGGACAGGGCTGGCGAAAAATGATGATGACCTACGGTGTTATCGGCATTTTCATTGCAGCAATATTCTGGTGGATCATTCGCGATTATCCCCGGGCCCACCCCTCCTGTTCCGAGCAGGAACTGGAGTTGATCGAACATGGACGCCTGGAGGAAGACAAAGATCATTCCAAACAGATCGGCGGAATTCCATTTAAAGCCATCGCGATGAACAAGAGTCTCTGGTTGCTTTCGCTGTCGCAATTTTGTACGAACGTGGGCTGGTTGTTCCTGGTCACCTGGCTGCCACGATACCTGGATGAAACCTACCGGGTTCCACTGGAGACAAGAGGCAAAATGGTGACGTTTGCACTGGCGGTCGGCTGGTTTGGAACCCTGTCGGGTGGTAAAGTGACCGACTGGTTGATGCGCCGCATCAGTCTCCGCTGGAGCCGCGTGCTGCCGATCGCACTCTCGCGTTTTACCGCGATGGCTGCTTACCTGGTCTGTATGCTGGATATCTCCCCCTGGACGGCGGTAGCCATGTTTTCGATTGTCGCCTTCTCTACGGACTTTGGTTCTCCTGCGATGTGGGCTTTTAACCAGGACATTGCAGGAAAACACGTGGGGTCAGTACTGGGATGGGGCAATATGTGGGGGAACCTGGGGGCGGCTGTCGCTCCCGTGCTGATGATTGCTGTGATCGGTTTAGACCATCACTGGAACAATGCCTTCATTACCTGTGCGTTCGCATTTCTGATCGCCGGCGTGGCTTCGCTCTGGGTTGATCCAGCACAGACACTGGTTGTGGAGACCAGTGAAGAAGAAACGGAGACCGAGACACCTGAGTCATAG
- a CDS encoding zinc-dependent alcohol dehydrogenase family protein yields MHTRAAVLYEMEKPTPYAESKPLVIEELQLDDPGPGEVLVKLAGAGLCHSDLSTIDGSRPRVMPMVMGHEASGIVREVGPGVHDLQPDDHVVFSFVPLCGHCIPCATGRPALCEPGAKANTAGTLLSGHRPFRNAAGEEIYHHLGVAAFSEYTVVAQESLIKIDSQLPLSTAALFGCAVMTGVGAVVNTAKVEPGSSVAVFGLGGVGLSTIMGARAAGAESIFAVDLLPEKLELAAQVGATHLINAGEEDPVMLLKDLMQGVDYTFESVGNEQVLQQAYAATKRGGTTVTIGLPHPAKMFSIPAVSLVAEERTIKGSYMGSAVPRRDLPRFIAMYQAGLLPVDKLLSRTIQLDEINSAFDDLATGAAVRQVITFEK; encoded by the coding sequence ATGCACACTCGCGCCGCTGTGTTGTATGAAATGGAGAAGCCGACTCCCTATGCCGAGTCGAAACCGCTGGTGATTGAAGAGCTGCAACTGGACGACCCCGGTCCGGGGGAAGTGCTCGTAAAACTGGCGGGCGCCGGTCTCTGTCATTCCGATCTCTCCACCATCGACGGCTCGCGGCCCCGGGTCATGCCGATGGTGATGGGGCATGAAGCCAGCGGTATCGTTCGCGAAGTCGGTCCCGGCGTACACGACCTGCAGCCCGATGATCATGTGGTCTTTTCTTTTGTCCCGTTGTGCGGTCACTGTATTCCCTGCGCCACCGGTCGCCCCGCGTTGTGTGAACCTGGTGCGAAAGCCAATACCGCCGGCACTCTGCTGTCAGGACACCGTCCTTTTCGCAACGCTGCGGGAGAAGAGATCTATCACCATCTGGGCGTGGCCGCCTTTTCTGAATACACGGTCGTCGCCCAGGAATCATTGATCAAAATCGATTCACAACTCCCCTTGAGTACCGCCGCCCTGTTTGGCTGCGCGGTCATGACCGGCGTAGGCGCAGTGGTCAACACGGCCAAAGTGGAACCAGGTTCCAGCGTGGCCGTCTTTGGTCTGGGAGGCGTAGGATTGAGTACGATCATGGGAGCCCGTGCCGCAGGCGCCGAATCGATCTTTGCCGTAGATCTGCTCCCCGAAAAACTCGAACTGGCAGCCCAGGTCGGTGCAACACATCTGATCAATGCCGGCGAGGAAGACCCCGTCATGCTGCTCAAAGATCTCATGCAGGGGGTTGATTACACTTTCGAAAGCGTGGGCAACGAACAGGTCCTGCAGCAGGCCTATGCTGCCACAAAGCGGGGAGGCACCACGGTCACCATCGGCCTCCCCCATCCAGCGAAAATGTTTTCCATTCCCGCAGTCAGCCTCGTAGCAGAGGAACGCACCATTAAAGGCTCTTATATGGGTTCGGCAGTTCCAAGACGGGATCTACCACGTTTCATCGCCATGTATCAGGCGGGCCTGCTCCCCGTCGACAAGCTGCTCTCGCGCACGATTCAACTGGATGAAATCAACTCCGCCTTCGATGACCTCGCCACCGGAGCCGCAGTTCGGCAGGTGATTACGTTTGAGAAGTAA
- a CDS encoding GntR family transcriptional regulator, translating to MSTSNLPGSFSMVPRGNIREVVVQRILAAVIRGEFPVGHRMVIQSLAEQFGVSATPVREALVELASIGIVENLPNRGAVMREFGVTQIREIYQLRRILEVEAVRTACGNIEPRQLAELAEQFAAIAKEKRDNNWSQKAMSLDIRLHSLIAERCGSTRLQDELRRYNTLVQAIREVVDNESQAQEIALTDHEEIIAALQANDCDLAAEKMEQHIRQTASLVETLVQEREAAK from the coding sequence ATGTCGACGTCCAATCTGCCGGGTTCCTTCTCCATGGTGCCTCGGGGTAATATTCGCGAAGTGGTCGTCCAGAGAATTCTGGCTGCCGTCATTCGAGGCGAATTCCCTGTCGGTCACCGGATGGTAATCCAGAGTTTGGCAGAACAGTTTGGCGTCAGTGCAACCCCCGTCCGGGAAGCCCTCGTTGAGCTCGCTTCGATCGGTATCGTGGAAAATCTTCCCAACCGGGGTGCCGTGATGCGGGAATTCGGCGTTACGCAGATCCGGGAAATCTATCAGCTGCGTCGTATTCTGGAAGTCGAAGCCGTTCGGACCGCCTGCGGGAATATTGAACCCAGACAGCTCGCTGAACTGGCAGAACAGTTCGCTGCGATCGCGAAGGAGAAGCGGGATAATAACTGGTCTCAGAAAGCGATGTCGCTGGATATCCGACTGCATTCCCTGATAGCAGAACGTTGTGGCAGTACCCGCTTACAGGATGAACTACGCCGCTATAACACCCTGGTTCAGGCGATCCGTGAAGTGGTCGATAATGAGAGCCAGGCGCAGGAAATTGCCTTAACCGATCACGAAGAGATCATCGCCGCACTGCAGGCCAACGATTGTGATCTGGCGGCGGAAAAAATGGAACAGCACATTCGTCAGACCGCCTCCCTGGTAGAAACGCTGGTGCAGGAACGCGAAGCGGCTAAGTAG
- a CDS encoding DUF1553 domain-containing protein has product MKTLRKVTVVIVFTNLFLALPLALSAADADSDQAGLDFFEKKIRPVLIKHCYECHSAESKNLKGSLLLDTREGLITGGDSGTALVPGKPDESLVLETLHYSEDSYQMPPKGKLPDSVIADFEKWIKMGAPDPRKGDATSAKHAGIDFDKAREFWSFQPPKHYPAPQVKQADWPRNQIDHFILAAQEAKGFSPAPKADKRTLIRRVYFDLIGLPPTPQEVEQFVKDESPEAYSRLIDRLLQSPHYGERWGRHWLDVARYAEDNTNMGPHNGPYPHAYRYRDWVIKAFNEDMPYNEFVIRQLATDFLPETGPEDYPALGYMGLGPSYHKEVALSQVTLENRYADDWEDRVDSLCRGLLGLTMACARCHDHKYDPLTVEDYYGIAGVFASVRQTTRPIIPEKEVAKTQPARDQVDKLTEENKGLTDKVRDLNKRNALLKEQIKKAGKTEFALIAPRPDVKKQTTVKFPIPPVELKQNTELVTQHNQSIKANKAKIEEIKKNTPGFDLPLADALTEEQVRVEEISKDRMKIVYYPEKPRDLNVFIRGNAANLGKLVPRRFVRVLSDGKPEPFQNGSGRLELAQQIASRDNPLTARVMVNRVWQHHFGEGLVDTPSNFGSTGSRPSHPELLDDLAVWFMDQGWSIKKLHRLILLSATYQQASNVEPTEAQKKEDPNNRLLTHFNRRRLEAEVYRDSLLAAGNNLDPAQAGPSGDIDDASFQRRGVYATVSRHKLSTFLQSYDFPDPAIHAARRSKTTTPLQQLFVLNSPFVRQQAQLLAKRYEVESSEQRIDAVYRTLFSRAPTSNEVQIGLQFIEQAANGTTPSPAQEQIPTFAGKRMKADVKQLGDQYSVALWLKNQVPNEKRIITGYFFSRGKDGAVKAPGDHLGIAGKYRPNKAGRLFFYNGDQKRQSLFGTTVIQPGTWNHVVLCRDQNQIRVYLNGNPEPEITGEAAPGYDKGVSEIILAGRNDNFSNFEGQLGAVALFNRVLKPEEVKTHFEAAQLKQDKLAHAEYVASLLESDPLSCWPLRTDNPNLAQAADITVHKNNGTYEGRDDLDPAQLTPWQRYCQALLCSNEMMYVD; this is encoded by the coding sequence ATGAAAACTTTGCGAAAAGTGACAGTCGTCATCGTATTCACGAACCTGTTTCTCGCTCTGCCTCTTGCTCTATCCGCCGCTGATGCTGATTCCGATCAGGCCGGCCTGGATTTCTTCGAGAAAAAGATTCGTCCCGTGCTGATCAAACACTGTTACGAGTGTCATTCAGCCGAGTCTAAGAACCTCAAAGGCAGTCTATTGCTGGACACTCGCGAGGGATTAATTACCGGCGGAGATTCAGGAACGGCCCTGGTGCCTGGAAAACCCGACGAAAGTCTGGTGCTGGAGACATTGCACTATAGTGAAGACAGTTACCAGATGCCTCCCAAGGGCAAACTGCCTGACTCTGTGATTGCCGATTTTGAAAAATGGATCAAAATGGGGGCGCCTGACCCACGCAAGGGAGACGCCACATCGGCCAAGCATGCCGGGATTGATTTTGATAAGGCCCGCGAGTTCTGGTCGTTTCAGCCGCCGAAACACTACCCTGCTCCCCAGGTAAAGCAGGCGGACTGGCCACGCAACCAGATCGATCACTTCATCCTCGCGGCTCAGGAAGCTAAAGGCTTTTCACCAGCCCCAAAAGCTGATAAACGGACATTGATCCGCCGGGTCTACTTTGATCTGATCGGTCTGCCTCCGACACCGCAGGAAGTGGAACAGTTCGTCAAAGACGAATCGCCCGAAGCGTATTCCCGCCTGATTGACCGTTTATTACAGTCTCCGCACTATGGCGAACGCTGGGGACGTCACTGGCTGGATGTCGCCCGTTATGCAGAAGACAATACAAACATGGGGCCTCACAATGGTCCCTATCCTCACGCGTATCGCTATCGTGACTGGGTCATTAAAGCGTTTAACGAAGATATGCCCTATAACGAGTTCGTGATCCGTCAGCTGGCAACTGATTTCCTGCCTGAAACCGGCCCTGAAGATTACCCTGCTCTCGGCTATATGGGACTGGGACCCTCTTATCACAAAGAGGTCGCGTTATCACAGGTCACGCTGGAAAACCGCTATGCTGACGACTGGGAAGACCGGGTCGACAGTCTCTGTCGTGGGTTATTGGGGCTGACGATGGCCTGTGCCCGTTGTCACGATCACAAATACGATCCGCTGACCGTGGAAGACTATTACGGGATCGCAGGGGTCTTTGCTTCGGTTCGACAGACAACGCGTCCGATCATTCCCGAAAAGGAAGTTGCGAAAACACAGCCGGCCCGCGACCAGGTTGACAAGCTGACTGAAGAGAATAAGGGCCTGACCGACAAGGTTCGTGACTTAAATAAACGGAATGCCCTGCTCAAGGAACAGATCAAAAAAGCCGGTAAAACGGAATTTGCACTGATCGCACCCCGTCCCGATGTGAAGAAACAGACGACCGTGAAATTTCCCATTCCGCCGGTCGAATTAAAGCAGAATACGGAACTGGTCACACAGCACAACCAGTCCATCAAAGCGAACAAAGCAAAGATCGAAGAGATCAAAAAGAACACGCCTGGCTTTGATTTGCCGCTGGCAGATGCCCTGACTGAAGAGCAGGTACGGGTTGAAGAAATCTCGAAAGACCGGATGAAGATTGTTTACTATCCCGAAAAACCTCGGGACTTGAATGTATTCATTCGTGGCAACGCGGCCAATCTCGGGAAGCTGGTCCCTCGACGCTTTGTCCGGGTTCTGTCGGACGGGAAACCGGAACCTTTCCAGAACGGCAGTGGCCGACTGGAACTGGCACAGCAGATCGCCAGTCGCGATAATCCACTGACGGCAAGGGTTATGGTAAACCGAGTCTGGCAGCATCACTTCGGTGAAGGCCTCGTCGATACGCCGAGCAACTTTGGCAGTACCGGTTCCCGACCCAGTCATCCGGAACTGCTGGATGATCTGGCCGTCTGGTTTATGGACCAGGGCTGGTCGATTAAGAAACTGCATCGGCTGATTCTGCTGTCTGCGACCTATCAGCAGGCTTCCAATGTGGAGCCAACAGAGGCACAGAAAAAGGAGGATCCGAACAATCGTCTGCTGACGCACTTCAATCGCAGACGACTGGAAGCGGAAGTCTACCGGGACTCTCTGCTGGCGGCCGGCAATAACCTTGACCCTGCCCAGGCGGGGCCCTCGGGGGATATTGACGATGCAAGTTTCCAGCGTCGGGGAGTTTATGCAACAGTCTCCCGGCATAAGCTGAGTACATTTCTGCAGTCATACGATTTTCCTGATCCTGCGATCCATGCGGCCCGGCGTTCGAAAACCACGACGCCCCTGCAGCAGCTGTTTGTTTTAAACTCCCCCTTCGTCAGACAGCAGGCCCAACTGCTGGCGAAACGGTATGAAGTGGAATCCTCCGAGCAGCGGATTGACGCGGTTTACCGGACGCTCTTTTCACGGGCTCCGACTTCGAATGAGGTACAGATCGGCCTGCAGTTTATTGAACAGGCTGCGAATGGGACCACACCGTCACCAGCACAGGAACAGATTCCAACGTTCGCCGGGAAGCGAATGAAAGCCGATGTGAAACAGCTCGGCGATCAATATTCTGTCGCGCTCTGGCTGAAGAATCAGGTTCCCAATGAAAAGCGGATTATCACCGGTTACTTCTTCTCACGAGGTAAAGACGGCGCAGTTAAAGCACCCGGTGACCATCTGGGAATCGCCGGCAAGTACCGCCCAAACAAAGCGGGTCGTCTGTTCTTCTATAATGGCGACCAGAAACGCCAGTCATTGTTTGGGACGACAGTCATTCAGCCGGGAACCTGGAACCATGTGGTCCTGTGCCGTGATCAGAACCAGATTCGGGTTTATCTGAACGGGAATCCGGAACCGGAGATTACTGGCGAGGCTGCTCCCGGTTATGACAAAGGGGTTTCTGAAATCATCCTGGCGGGACGCAATGACAATTTCTCCAACTTTGAGGGGCAGCTCGGAGCAGTCGCTTTGTTTAACCGGGTTTTAAAACCAGAAGAAGTCAAGACTCACTTTGAGGCCGCGCAACTCAAACAGGACAAGCTGGCCCATGCGGAATATGTCGCCTCGCTGCTGGAGTCGGATCCCCTCTCCTGCTGGCCATTACGGACCGATAACCCCAACCTGGCCCAGGCCGCTGATATTACCGTACATAAAAACAATGGCACCTATGAGGGCCGTGATGACCTGGATCCCGCTCAGTTGACTCCCTGGCAACGGTACTGTCAGGCCCTGCTCTGCAGCAACGAGATGATGTACGTCGACTGA